ATATAGAACTATTTATACTGCAATTATATGACTACATGACTAGGTAAGGACCATAAGGTACATCAAAGCAACTAGCTCAGGTGACTATATTGCAAATTTCTGATTTTGAGTTAATGAACCCCATCTCACCTGTAGATAGTTATAATGCAGCCCTgggctggttttgtttaaaagcacAGGGCCTTGTTTATTTGAGGCTGCTACTATAGATTAACACCCACCAAACCCTGCACTGGGCAGAATTAAAAGTGTAACTTCATGCCTGTGCACATGGTCTGTGTAACAAAATCAACTTCAACTGAGTATAGGAATCCTTCCAGATTTCAAAGGACTTTGCTGGGACACCCCTCTATCTGATAAATAAGAGTCTATAAGAATCACTTGTTTACTGGCAAAAAAGTGTTTCAAGGGTCTCACTGATGAGGACTTGGCACAAAGTCCATTTTTTAACTAACTATCAGTCCTGCCTGGTTTTCTCCATGCCCTTAGCTCCTCGAGTTCTTCCTTTGCTGTACCAGCCCCTGTCTGTCTAATGTGAGTACAAGATTCTGGCTTGGCAGCAATTTATGTTAGatcagaatgattttttttgacCAGCCCCCACAAGATTCATCCTTTTCTATATTCCAGATATTTATTGAATGACATTTGCCTACATGAGATGGCATATCTTTTTTCattcaacaaaaaaattaaaaaagaaaaaaaaaacccacaaaatgcCTAACAGGCAGGAGAAGTCCCAGGTAAAATGAGTTTCTATTTAATTTCCCTGAAAATATCTGTGTTTATTACGCAGTGCCAGGTATCaggtttttatttcctcttgcaCAGACGACAGCACAAGCAGTGCTGCTTCTGACATTTCTGGACATCATTACCCTAAGCCCAGCAAGCGTGCCTGAAAACTTAATCCTTCATCCCTTTTGTATGAATGGGATCAAGCATTACACCTTCACACCTCAGCAAAGCCTCCTGTGCTGTAGCCTGGGGTAGGAAATTAGCCTTCAGAGTGGTTTCTATTGTTCCTCCCCATGGGGGATGTTGGAGAACGCCAAGCCTGCTACGGGCTTGTGGAAAACAGTTGATGTATGCTTCTCAGGTCTTGCCCAGACCTCAGGTAAGGAATTAATGGCATTTATTTAACTTATGCTTATTAGCCAACTTGGAGCAACTGTAGCCAAGTGCATCCTTATGGGACATACTTTGTGCATCTCATGGGATCGATGATCCGTCTCACATCCACAACTAAGATTATTCCTTCACAGcaaaaaataagttttccatACAAAAACATGTGGCAGAAAATATTAGTCAGCTATGGAAATACAGGTAAGCAGGAGGGAGAGTAGTTATACACTAAAGAAATAGACTCCTTAGCCAGTGCTTCGTGTCTAATAGGTTGTCCTGGCTCTTGGAAAATAGCAACTACAGACGTGACGTGCCCCATACCGTCTCTGCTGGCAAATTCTCAGCTGCTGGAGAGGCTGAGGATCACACCAGTAGAATATGGTCTTCTGATAAGGTAGAAATAGCCTTTTAGTGTTCAAGCAAGTAGTTTGGATGCTATGGGTAAAAGCTTTACTCTCACATGTTTCTTTTCAAACTTTCAAATTGTTCTACAATGGATTTTTACCatcagggactttctagagccttAGATATAGAAGTGACAAATTCTAAGACTCAAGTCATCTGGTGTATGTCAAAACAAACTGGTGCAAGCCACTGACAGGCTGTGACTGTGCAAATCAAGACTTTCTTGACTGGGTACCAGCTGTAGAGCTGAGCACAGCCTACACTCACTGTATGCCTGTGGCACTAAGGAGCATCTGATTCTGCAAGCTCCAAAATTCCTGCTGGAGCCCTCAGGCTTTAGTCTGGAGCACCACTCTaggcagaggagcaggcaggcaCTTTGTTTAATCTGTAGTCATGCAGTAATAGCACAGCTCTTCTCTAGCAGTACATAATGAGAAGTAAAAATGCGAAGGGTCCTGCTGGAGGGAGGACCAAAACTGCCATGGGAAGACCACCCGTACAGACTATCGCCCAGCTGTGGGAAGAGGCTGGTGAAGAGCAGGCATGCTTTATGCAGGTGAGTGGAGACCCTCCAGAAAGACATTTGCATCTCTGCAAAACTGAGGTGGCTTGTGAGCTCTGTGACTCCCACTTTTTAGCCTAGAGAGGATTTGGGTTACCTGGAACAGGTGGTGCTGGGGATCCAGCCTTCCTCCCAGCTCCAGGTGGGTGCTCTTCGCAAGCCTAGTGTTTTGGGCAGAGAGCCTAAAGGAGAATGAGTGTTGCTTAAAGCGGTTTTCAAACCAGCTCAGCATACACACATCTACCTCTGAGGCCCATGAAGAACTTTGTGCTTGCAGAGGAGGAAGCAAAATGAAGCTGACATGAGGGAACATTTGCTTACCACACTGCACGGTGTTCTGCTCACATGCCCACTTGTAGCTCTGCGCCTTGGGGTTGCAGCCTTCCTTCTCTGCCTTGTCGTAGCAGCAGTCATGCCTGTGGCAGCACCTGGGAGAGAATAAAAGTAGAGTTGGCTCATGACAGCAATGTTTGACCCAGCCTGCCAGTAAACCAGCTGTTGATAAACCAAGCACTCTGGCATACGTGTGAAAGTTCACGTGGCTTAGGACCTCATTAATGCCATATTTTCTCTCACGACCACTGTGCTTCTTCCTCCAACCTTTTGCCCTCAGAAAGGCAGGTGTGATCAAAAGAGGGCAATCTCATTGAAAGGGAGCTGAAGTGTTCCTGTGAGGTGAGCCACAATCACACACAACCTCAGGTGTAGACACATCCTATAATTTGGAGTCAGGatattttttgccttcctcAGCATCGCCAAGCAGCTTCATCTCTTCAATTCACCTGCACCTGACATGTTCTCTGGCCCATCCATTTTCTGAGAGATGGCCACAAATGCATCAGCTTCGATGACGGAATTCTTACCGGTTAACTTCAGATCCCTGAATGTAAACATCCACATCTAAGGCATTGATCTATACTCCTTTTATGCTTGTCTAGGACATAGCTCATATTATCATACTACAGAGATGTAACATAGGTGAAAAACATTGAATCTAAAGgtgaaaatgcatttcattGGCTGTAGAGGATGGTGAGGGTGACTAGCTCAGCTGATGATACCTCTCCTACAGACTAGTCAGTGAGAGAATTCCCACTGTCAAGTACTTAACGATTTTTAGAAAACTTGACCTCACTTGAATTTCATTCTCATAGCTTAGGGACTCAAAATAGACTGAGAAGGGATTCAGGATTTAGAGAGGTCCTCTGCCAAATAACAAATGTTGTTTCAGTAAGGATGCGAGTTCAGAGGCTGGAGACAGAGAGGAGTAATCTGCATTTCCAGGAGCCATTCCTGCAAGACCACTGAAACTCTACAGAGAAGCCATGCTACTAACTGACAAGCTGACAAGACTGGCTGATCTTAAGGGTAAACGAAGAGCAGACAGCTTTTAGAGGAGCTCTTGAGTCCTAGATATGAATCTGTTCAAGATGCTGATGAGCTGGCCAAAAGGGACcatggctgtgctggctgcctgtAGATTATCAAATCCAGTAAGAAGACCTTGATTGTTATCTTCAACACCTGAGGCCAGTGTACCTGAAAAGCCAATAAAAGCCTGGGATCCATCATTATGTCCTTTCTGGAAAAGTGGAACAAACCTGCAAGAACGGATAAAGGTCCCTTGTGCAGGAAGTAGGGCTTCTCCAGGGACCGCTTGGGAATTGCCAATACCTTACGCAAAAGCTCAGGAACATCACAAACTTCACCAgcctctgctgcaggaggaTTTTGCCCTTCTAGAGATTAGTTTACAGATACGAGGGCCAGTGGGCTCTGTGAAATGATAAAtcccaggaaaacaaacaaacaaaacccaattATTGCAGTGCAAAGAAGAAGATCCACCACTGATGGATATTCTAATAAAATCAATGGAACCAGGTGAGGTGGATCATGTGAAAGAGACAACAGAAACAGACCAGTCAGATCTAAGTTAGCCTTCATGTAACTCCTGTGATTACACACGGCCTGAATTTAGTCCAGTGTGCTTTCCCTACCGATAGGGTTCCCATTTAGTAGTTAAAAGTAGCAATTTCACCCCACAGAGGAGTCTGCAAgataaatgcctttttttcctcagcttccGCAGACGAAACCTATATGACGATTACTCACTGCATTGTGAAACCTAGAAATGTTAAGTTGGCAGTAGCAGACCACTATACCCTTCCATGCCAGCTCCTCAAAGAGCTTCAGAATGGGACTAAGTGCTATGGATATTTCCAGAAGTTTTCCCATGAGGAGTTATGGCAGTTGCTGCAGGTAAGACTTTATTCAGCTCATGGAACTAGTTCTGTTGGACATGATGGCAGTATCAGGCTGTGGGTCAAATCTTTATTGGTCTGGTAACACCTTACTCCTGGGCTTGTCCTGAAGAGGTTAGATGTGAAAGGCCAAAGAAGATCttagggatctgaacaggctggaccactgggctggaccaatggcatgaggtttaacaaggccaaataccgggtcctgcacttggggcacaacaaccctgttcaactacagactaggggaagtctggctagaaggaggagaaggacctgggggtgttggttgacagccgacagaacatgagccagcagtgtgcccaggtggccaagaaggccaatggcatcttgccttgtatcagaaacggtgtgaccagcaggtccagggaggttattctccctctgtactcggcactggtgaaaccactcctcaaatactgtgttcagttctgggcccctcgctacaagaaggatgttgaggctctggagcgtgtccagagaagagcaaagaagctggtgaaggggctggagtgcaagtcttatgaggagcagctgagagagctggggttgtttagccctgAGGATGCTgggaggaggttgtagaaagcagggagctggcctcttctcccaggtgacaggggacaggacaagagggaatggcctcaagctccatcaggggaggttcaggctggacatcaggaaaaaacttttcacggaaagggtcattgggcactggaacaggctgcccagggaggtggttgattcaccttccctggaggtgtttaagacacgggtggatgaggtgctgagaggcatggtttagtgtttgataggaatggttggactcaatgatcctgggtgtcttttccaacctagtgattctatgattctgtgaagagaaGAATTTGCAGCCTTTTGGAAGTGTGAAAGTCTCAGCTTTTTCCAACATATAAGTCCTTGGCCAACATACCATATGATATGTCTGGGATGGACTATGGCATTGAGACACAACTGGGACACTTGTCatctggaggagctgctgacTAACATACCTGAACCTGCAGCACAGCCTCATCTGTCCTCAGGGAGGAGATGGCAGAGCAGTCCCATCATGGATATCTCGTATATGTGACACAGGGTACAAGAGGCCACAGTGGAGAGCCATGACTCAGGCCGGGCTGAGGCAGACTGCCAGCTGTAGAAATGAGGGTTTATGAGGTCTGAAGAGTGAATCAGTAGTCAGATCAGTAAAGTTGGTGTCAGTGATGGAGGAGTGTGGGGAGGAGGAACAACACAAAGGTAGATGGGCAAAAGTAGGATTTAGGAGCCTGCAGGCCAAAGGAATGAAACTGCTTTTCATAGAGAGCCAAAAGGAATGACCAGAAAAAGATGTAGGggaagaaatgaggaaagatCTTGGAAGGGGCAAAAGATGGTCTGTGAATCAGGCAAGGACAAGCAAATGAGCACTAGAGGAGTGTGCTAGCTTGTTGTGAGTACCCACTGCTCCTTAGGTGGCTTGGTGACAACAGGGGGATTGCATAAATTCTGCAGAACCACATGACCTGTGGCACAATTCTAAGGGGAAGCCCTTACACTGGTTCTTCCCAATGAAATCTGTAACTGCAGTGAGCTGCCACGTAGCTTACACCAACAAAAGCAAGAAGACTTTGGCTCATACATTACAAATACCTATTTCTGATGCTGTGAAAGAACTGCCAGGGAATGATGAGTAAGGAAactatcattgtcattttccACCTTTGATGATCCCAACCTGTCTGGAAATGTCCTTTCCTTGCACCTGGGTCTGAGTGTTAAGCTTTCAATAACCTGCTAACATGCCATTAGACAAATGCAAACAGAGTCAACCAGCATAGAGCACTGGTCAACAGGTACGAAAAACAAATATAATGCAACCGTGCCATCTAGTTAGCAAACAACCTATTCATCTGGCTACAAGACAGCCCTAATGGCTACAGACAGCTCCAGCTGGTCCTCAGGGATCAGCAAGACAGACCCCTGCCGTTTAGCAAATACCATTAAGGTAAGAATTTGTCACCTTAACAGCACAGCCACTACCCTGTGcccttttgttttgctttaactCAGTGTCTGTGGGGAAATTCTACTCTTCCCTATGAGTTTGCCAGGAATTAGATGAGCAATATATGCCACCCTGCTTCTCACAACATTCAATGCTTTTAAGGAGATGCTGGACACCTTCAGGTCCTGCTTTACAAAATGAGTTCTGCAGCAATCCAGGGGAacagaagggggaaaggagaaacaaatcTATTGACTTTATGTGGAAGAGATGCCAATATGTCTTGAAGTGATGGGCCTGTGAGagtggaaagaaagggaaaaagtaatTACTGACAACTCCACATCGAAGTAAATGTGTGAAATAAACCTTGTAAAAGGATTACCCACTccacacttttttcttttcccttacaAGACAGGTGCTTAGAAGCACTCTAGCCCTGTCTAGACAGATGGATTGAATTGCTCATAAGAAAATTGCTCCTTTTGTAGGGGGTCTCAGTAACAAACCTAGAAGTGTCAAGAGTCatttaaaacagtgtttgtCACTCAAGACCAGCAGTTTTCTCAAtccacttctttcttttaaagaatgGCAAATATGGAGAATAATGTCGATTGGAGCACAGGATGCTCAAACACACTGATATTTGCAGTAGTTCTTATTAACAGATATCAGAATATTCCTTTAGGaaacatgaaaaggaaagtTTTAAGGCTAAATGTAGCGGGGGCATTGCTGAATCTTGCCAGCTaagaacataaagaaaatgtctctaggggttgctttctttttttgcagacAAATATTTCAGCTAAGGAATAATAATGAATGTACTTAAAGGATCAAGCTTCCTTTTCACAAACTGTGTAGTATTTTGAGGCATTTCTAGTTgcagtttcattttctgtcattAGGATAAAATCAAGATCCCATGGAAATCAAAGGGCAGTAGAAACACCAGCTGATCAACACATGGCCATATTTTACTCTCTCTACCTGTTTCTCAGGAGGTCTGACCACTCGCATCTCCCAGCATCACTTACACTTGGGGGGTCACCCAACCTCTATGGGAAAGAGCTTTTAGGCGACTCCACATAGCCCTTCGGTAAAAGAAGCACTCCTAATTAGTGAAGCCTGATTATGTGAGTTGGTAAAGGgctaacaaaaataataaacatgtTTACAGACACTGCTACAGGTGGTGCTAAGCAGGTCAAGAGGtattactgaaaattaaaagaagtctTTACATCTGAAAGCTGTGACACTTTGTTGGCAGTCACACATTATTTCTAAGTCCTATATTGACTGCTTCATAGATTAAATGTTTCATAGGTAGAAATCAAGGATGTGAAGAAAGGGCTCTAGGACTgaaaccctatgcagtgctacagactaggagaagtctgtctagaaagctggctagaggagagggacctgggggtgttggatgacagccgactgaacatgagccagcagtgataggaatggttggactcgatgatctggtgggtctcttccaacctggttattctatgattctatgatctcactGCATTAATGAAGACAGCTCTAGAGTTAGGGGACACTTGCTCTTCCATGCCCACAGAGGAGTTGGTCTTTAACTGTGgcatgtctttcttttttacctCGTTTTTCTGTCCTGCCAATTCAGTAAAAGTTTGGGTTTGTAGCAACGTGAAATGTCTCCAATGGCTTGATATTCTGGAAAGCTCTGTTTCCTTCCCAGGAAGCTGCAACCTGCCTTTGGTCCTACTAAGCAGCCCTTGCTTATCGTTAACACCTGGGCGGCTGACTGTAGATAAACAGATAGGCTTGTGTGCTCTGTATTTGAGGTTTAAAACCAGACAGGTCTGCAAATAAAAGGCTAAGAGCACACAAGAGTCCATTATACTCAAGATTTACATGCGTGCTAATTGCAAAGTACAAGAAAGAAACCTTTGACTGTAACACCTCCTATGCCAACTGCTTTTAGCCTGGCAATAGCAAGCACAGCATTTCCCCACtaacaaagaaaaagggaaataaaaccatGCTCAccccttttggttttgtttcttgatTCAGTGTGCACGAACATGCAATGAAGGCAACAGGTTTAGTTACTCTTTGCAGCGATCTGGGTTTTTTACAGAAGCTAAACAGCGTTACTTCCATTCCTGCCATTTTCAGGACCTTGCTGAAATAACTCTCCAAATACCTCTGCCACACCCCATTTTCAGGCAAGGCTTGCTCTCTATGAATAAACATGCAGCTATTTCACGAGATCATACCCTGATTcctcctttgcccttcatcCCCACAGATTACTAGATCCAAAAAGCTCTGCTCTTACCCAGAAAGTGGTTAAACCCTCGTTCAAGAACCTGTAAGATACATGGGTCCTCACTCACAATTCCCCAGTGCTGTTCATCTATTTCAAGTTCCCCCTCCATGAAGCAGTAACAAGTTCAGGGAGTCACAGGAGTATGAACAGGGAAGAGTGAGGAGGTCTGCACCACTTCTGGACTCATAGTTGAGGTTTTTCTTACCAGTCTGTTTTATCTTTAGGCCAGCCTCGTCCTCCCAGTCCACAGTAGCATCCATAGCCAATATATGCCAAGGGAGACCGTCCTGTGCCACACGGTATAGCTCCTGCCAATTCAATGATTCCTCGGGTGTGCAGTGAATGGGATTTTCCCAGAGCACCTTTCCAGACTGCAAAGACAGGACATGGCTTTACACAAGGGTTAAAACCACCTGACACTGATTTTCCTGATGTCCTTTAAAGgggactttttttgttttgattggtTGGGTGGGTACAGCCTTGACAATCTAATTAACCATGACATTCTCCCTGCAAAGGGGACTCCGAGGGCTAAGCTATCCAGGAGGCAGATACAGGGTATTTCTGCAGAGGGAATTCAGTTCAAGAAAGACTTACTAGCTCTGGTGCACTAGCATGTGATTGCAGCTATATTATATGTGGGAGTGGTGTGCCCAGTTTTGCACATCATGGAGCTCTAGCTGTTAAGCTTTGCAGGGCCTGTGACAGCACCATGCAGAGCCAGCCGGGCTTCACTGCACCCTAGAGCTCCCAAACCTGAGAAAACTTACTAGCTGCACCATGGTCCTAAGTGGgatgagaagcagcagaggaaaagcacaCAACCAGACCTAACCTGGGCTCTGCAGGAAAATAATGAGGTTTCTATGTTACCCAAGATGTCTTACGTTATCCAAATTTTCCCTCCTGTTCAGGATATTTTGACCCATTCTCCAGATCTCAAAAAGCTGACAGTACTATTAATTTGCATACAGGGATAGCTACAAGTCCCCAAGACTTAAGGCTGAAGGTGTCCTTATTCAAGCACAGAGCACGTATGTTAGCTGAGATGTACGTGTACCAGCTTTCCTTTGAACATTTGGAAATGCTGGCAACATTTACATCCACTTCCCTTGTTACATTCCGCTTACTTCACAACATCAAGCTGGCtgcattaatttgaaaaaacagacaaaggAGCTCTGTGTCACCTGAAGTGTGCAGATGGGCGCCTGAACCAGCGTAGAGTTTTTTGAGTAATAAGTCTTTCAAGGAACAAGTGTACTTTGCGCTGCTCTATCACACACGGTGAAGCTACTCACCAGTAGCATCAAGACCCTTAGACCAGTCACTTACCTCATCTGCTTGTCCCACCCGTGCTCAGCCACTCTGAATAGAAAAGCCTGCCTACACAGGAGGATGTTGCACAAGACTTGGATGGAGAGGGAGGTAGCACCTAGGAGCTGGGAATCTGCCACCAAAGTTGCTTTGCCACCTGCCCCTGGCTACAGCAGCACGCTTGACCTCTTCAAAGCAATGTGCAAACACAGACTGATTAATCCCCTAAACCATCCAAGGACTCAATACTATTATTAAaactgttgctttctttttaaaaccttGCCTCTAATCCCCTTGCTTGggcctctcccctcctctcctgggCTGGCTCCCCTTTCCAGCCTTATCCAAACCCcagtgaggatgaggagggtCTCTCCCCAAGCAGGACAAGGCAGGGTTTTGCTTCCTCTCTGCAGCCTGAGCCCCCAGCAGGAATGAATTCTTCCTTCCACAGTTTTCACCCCAGCTATCGGTGCCTTGAGCAGTCCCAGTGCAGGGTTTCACACAGCCTGCTTATGCTTCCTGGGGCATTCCTTGGGGATTACATGCACATTCCTGAAAAAACAACAGTGCCTCTCACCTACACACTACTTGAGTGTTCAGATTTTGTGCTGAAAAACACAGTAGAGGGATGTTATCCAAAACTAAAGAGGCAACCTATTTCCCTTGCCTGAACAGCAACAGCTCCAGAGTTGGCAGCGGGCTCAGATCTCAAGCACTCAAGAGGAAATCTCAAGCAGTGAGCTGCTCTGGATTTCTGGTTAAAAAATCATGCTTTTTCAACCCACTTCAGTTTGCAGACCCCCTGAATGTTCCAATGGAGACAAAAATTTCTTTGTAGGCATTCTGGCCTCCTGAGGAGcagcttgtattttttttctcagctctcTTCTGCTGACCTCTtagccagggctgctggactTGGTCCGTTGGCCACTGGCTGAAAGCAGCCGAGGCGGGTGTAAGGTAACTGCACCTCACCCAGAATAAGAGAGGCCGTTCTTCTCTTGTGGATATCTCTGAGGATCAAGGAACTGTAATTACAGTGCGGAGCTGCtcatgaaagcagagagaaagccCCAAAGGGAATTGAGTGCAAGAGACAGTGCTTAGGGCTGCACGCTCTGTGGGAGCCTGAAATAACGCGGGCATCCAGGCAGCCTCTGACGTTCCCGTTTTGTTCTTTGAAAGCTGGCTGGATTTTGAACCAACAGTGGGTCACTGCAGCTGAGATGTCAGCCCCAGCAAGTACATTTCAATATTCAAGTGCCTGGATAATAACTTGACCAAGgactgaaattactttttctgtgcTGGGCAGCCAAGCCAACACAGCTGGGAAAGCCTTGAAAAAGTCTGAGTCTTCACAGCAACCTGAATTTAGCCATGTCTCCCATTAGGAGCGTTTCTAATCATTGGTTACACAATTAACGGGGCACTTCAGCAGAGAACATACCTGCGGGGAGGTGGGTGGAGGTGGATATGAAAACTTACACTTTCTACTTCCTGCTTAAACAGGCAGCCTTTGCCGTAGATTAAGGcaaggtttggggttttattttaaaacaagtgtACTGCAGGTACAACCCCAGACCTGCCAGCTCAGCATTGCATTGCCTCTGTGTGTAGGGGCTTTATGTCAGCAGACATTTACAGCTCTTTTAAACCAGCTTTttatagattatttttaattcagactAATTGAAAACGCCTTACTCCACCATCACTGGTATAAAAAGGGGGTGTttctaggaagaaaaacagatacAACCAACTTTGTAGCAGAAAACtatccaaaaagaaaatgaccCATATTTATATAGCCCCAGCACTGTAAACTGCCAGGGAACTGCAGGAAGGCAGCTCACTTACCCAGCCCCTCACTATACAGCTGGAAAGAGTCAAGCAgcgctttttttccccttcacttGGCCAAACCCCACTGATGTGCCATCAATCCTGCAAAGCTGATGGTAAGCAGAGAGCCTGTCCTGGGACAGGGGGGAGgcatggggagggagagggaccAAGAGGTTGTACtcacctgcctgcagcagcatcAGCATCATCAGCAGGTGGGTGCCCATGGGCAGATCGCTCCTGCTCTCTGGTGCACCGGGATTCAGCCGCTGGTACTCCTGGCAGCACCTCACCGCTCTGCCAAGTGAGCTGAGGTGTGGGTGTGCTTAACAATCCTCCCAGGCTGCTGCCTCAGGGTTTATATATACATGGCTCTGTGCCCATCTGAAGCGAAACACCCTCTTCTGCAACCTCCTGAGCCCCAGCCCGGGCCCAGTCCATCCCCACAGCGAGCGTCTTGCTGCCTGGGGAGAGTTTGCGTAGCATCGCCTTTGGGAGGGAGGGGCTGCTGGCAGGGTATTAGGGTGGCAGTCCCTGGGACAGCCCAAGACACTCAGGCACTAAGCTGGGTTCTTTCTTTAAGCTGTTTTCTTACAGAC
This genomic window from Phaenicophaeus curvirostris isolate KB17595 chromosome 1, BPBGC_Pcur_1.0, whole genome shotgun sequence contains:
- the LOC138726136 gene encoding phospholipase A2-like yields the protein MGTHLLMMLMLLQAVWKGALGKSHSLHTRGIIELAGAIPCGTGRSPLAYIGYGCYCGLGGRGWPKDKTDWCCHRHDCCYDKAEKEGCNPKAQSYKWACEQNTVQCDNLTDRCEKMACLCDQEAARCWGAAPYNPHLILWPDFLCGRTHPTCHFRYGGPE